The following is a genomic window from uncultured Draconibacterium sp..
CCCGCCTTCGAGCCAATGCTTAAAGCTTTTTACTTTTTCGCGGGCCACAAGGAAATCGTCGTCGTTGCCCTGTTGTACCTTTAGTTTCAAACGCGAATTACTGTAGGCAATTACATCGCTGATACATTTTAAAGCCACTAAATATTTGCGGTTAATGCGGAAAAACACATTCGGATCAACCATCGTTTCCACCAGTTCCAGGCTTTGGTCGAGCAGATAATCTTTGCCATCCGACACTTTGGCGTAAGTACCTTTCTCGAAACTGTAGAAATACAGCACATTGGCAGTCTCAATTACCCGAAGATGCGTACCCACTTTCACCAGAAAACGCTCTTTGTAGTTTTTCTTTTTCAGCGAAGCCACCATTTCGTGCAGCACATCGGGAGTAAAGGACGAAGTTGCCGGTTGGGCTAGCTGCGCAAACTTATCGAGTGCCTTTTTTAGCTCTTCGCGTTCAATGGGTTTTAATAAATAGTCTACACTGTTCACTTTAAAAGCACGAATGGCATAATTGTCGTAAGCCGTGGTAAAAATTACGGGCTGCTTAAAGTTACATTGTTCAAATATTTCAAAACTCAGTCCGTCGCCCAGCTGAATATCAAAAAATGCCAGCTCAGGCGCTTCGTTGTTTTGCAACCATTCAACCGTAGCTTTTACGGTATCGCAAACAGCCATAATTTTTGCTTCCGGTTGTAAGGCAGAAATATGAGCAGCCAACTGTGCCGCTGCCAATGGTTCGTCTTCTACTATCAGTATTTTCATTTTATCTAACTACAAATTGCAAGTTACAAGCCTCAGGTAATTTTATTAAAGCATTTTCTATATTAAAGCATTCACGCATACAAAACTCCCTTCATCTTCCGACTTTGTTCAGGATGACGTTTATAAACTGCGACTAAAAACTTCCAAAATCTGAAATCGTTAATCATCATTCTTCAATCGAAATTCCATTTCCTCACTTCTTCAATCTCACACCTCTTCGGTTACTCAATCACTAAATTACTTTTTCCCTAATTTCCTTCCATCTTCCAACTTCGTTCAGGATGACGTTTATAAACTGCGACTGGAAACTTCCAAAATCTGAAATCGTTAATCGACATTCTTCAATCGAAATTCCACTTCCTCATCTTTTTAATCTCATACCTCTTCAATTATTCAATCACTAAATTCCTCTTTTCCTGATTTCCTTCCATCTTCCGACTTCGTTCAGGATGACGTTTATAAACTGCGACTGATAACTTCCAAAATCTGAAATCGTTAATCATCATTCTTCAATCGAAATTCCATTTCTTCACTTCTTCAATCTCACACCTCTTCAATTATTCAATCACTAAATTCCTCTTTCCCTGATTTCCTTCCATCTTCCGACTTCGTTCAGGATGCCGTTTATAAACTGCGACTGAAAACTTCCCAAATCTGAAATCGTTAATCGACATTCTTCATTCGAAATTCCATTTCCTCACTTTTTCAATCTCACACCTCTTCAATTATTCAATCACTAAATTCCTCTTTCCCTGATTTCCTTTCATCTTCCGACTTCGTTCAGGATGACGTTTATAAACTGCTACTGAAAACTTCCAAAATCTGAAATCGTTAATCGTAATTCTTCAATCGAAATTCCATTTCCTCACTTCTTCAATCACCCAAATACTCATTCACTAACTTCCTTCTTCAATCCTTATCAACGGAACACTTACCCTGAAATAACCTCCGTTCTTTGTTACCAACATTTGCTTTCCGGTAAGGTATTCATAACGTCCGGCCATATTTTTAAGGCCTGTTTTGCTCGAATCTTCTACATGTATTTTGGGTTGAAGATTATTCTCTACTACTAATTCGTAATTGTCGGAAATAGCTACCACAATCTTTAACGGATTAGCCTTCGATATTTCGTTGTGTTTAATGGCGTTTTCCACCAACGCTTGTACCGACAGCGGAATTACCTTTCCTTCTACCTTTTCGTTGGCAATAATATCCACCTGAAGCGCCTCGCCAAAGCGAATTTGCTGCAGATAAATGTATTTGGTCACAAAATCAATCTCTTCTTTTAACGAAATAATGTCGAGGTCTTTAAACTGCAACACATCGCGGTAAAATTTCGAGAGTTCGCGTGTAAACTGTTTGGCTTTTTCTGAATCAATATCGATGAGGCTCCCCAGCACATTCAAACTATTAAAAAGAAAATGCGGATTAATCTGATCCTGCAACACTTTGTATTTCAGGGCCAGCGATTCGCGTTTCACTTCTTCCGTTTGTTGTACCTCGTTGCGCCAGGCTTTAAAAAACGAAATGGCATAAATAATTGATGCTATAATTATAAAAATAATATACTCCGAAATAACGGTGCCCCGGTTGTATTGCAGAAATGAGTCCCATTGACTATCCATAACATAAATAAACCAAAACCAGTTGACGGCCCAGATAACAACACTCGAATAAAAAAGATGCATCAGCAAAGCACGTACAACACTGGTGCCCGGACGATTTATCCAATCGATGTACCGTTTTTCAAACCATTTGAATAAATATCCGTTGGCGAATAGCGGAAGTCCGAGACTCATAGAATATCCAGCGTTCCATACAAACTGCATAAAAGGCATTTTTAACGATCCTCCCATTGATACAGTTGTAACCAGCCCAATAAGAATTGAAACAACAATAGCAACCAGCCAGTTAACGATTACGTGCTTACGCATGTAGCTTATTTTATTTGATCTTTCAGATTTCAAAATAGTGGATTTAAGAATGAGTTAAAGATAATGATAACGTAGAACATTAGAATGATGAGATTCTTTCGCTTCGTTTCTCTTCGCTCAGAATGACAGGTGTATATAGTTATAGAGCGCTGGAGCAAAGCTTAAAATAGCCCATATTTGTCATTCCGAACGTAGTGAGGAATCTCCTTCATCCTGCTCATCGCACTGACTAAGCAACTGCGCATTATGAACGTTTCCCCATGTTGGTAGTAAAGGATCTGTTACTTTGTTACTCTCAAACATCTTGGCAGCTTTTTGTAAATAAGGTTTGGCTTTTTCGGCACCGCCACCAAAAAACTTAGGCGTATGAAAGGTATTGCTTCCGCGCAGGTAATATACACGTGGATTTTGCGGATTTAAACGTTCCGCCTGTTTAATTGCTTCCGATGCTTTCATCGAATATTGGGCGCCTTTGCTCATGTCAGTAATCCTTAATTGGTAGATTAGAGCCTGCAAAACATATAGCTCCGATTCATCGTTGTTTGTTTTCATTAGCTTATCCACTAAGGCCTGCGCTTTATCCAATTGGATCTGTTTGCTGTCGTTATCCATTTCATCAAAAAAGGTAGAGCGGATAAAACAATACGCTGCGTAATAGTTGGGCAGCCATTTGTCTTGCTCGGCATTGCCAATACGCTCAAACTGATTGGCTAAAGCCTGCAATTCGGCAGAAGTGTGTAACTGGTACAATTTGTCGATGTTTGTTTTCATGGTTTCTTCGTACTTCGAAGAAAAAACAGCGGTTGAAATCGCTACTAGTAAGATGGTAATAATTGTTTTCATGACTTTGAGTTTTACTATTTGTTACTG
Proteins encoded in this region:
- a CDS encoding LytTR family DNA-binding domain-containing protein, which codes for MKILIVEDEPLAAAQLAAHISALQPEAKIMAVCDTVKATVEWLQNNEAPELAFFDIQLGDGLSFEIFEQCNFKQPVIFTTAYDNYAIRAFKVNSVDYLLKPIEREELKKALDKFAQLAQPATSSFTPDVLHEMVASLKKKNYKERFLVKVGTHLRVIETANVLYFYSFEKGTYAKVSDGKDYLLDQSLELVETMVDPNVFFRINRKYLVALKCISDVIAYSNSRLKLKVQQGNDDDFLVAREKVKSFKHWLEGGV
- a CDS encoding histidine kinase yields the protein MRKHVIVNWLVAIVVSILIGLVTTVSMGGSLKMPFMQFVWNAGYSMSLGLPLFANGYLFKWFEKRYIDWINRPGTSVVRALLMHLFYSSVVIWAVNWFWFIYVMDSQWDSFLQYNRGTVISEYIIFIIIASIIYAISFFKAWRNEVQQTEEVKRESLALKYKVLQDQINPHFLFNSLNVLGSLIDIDSEKAKQFTRELSKFYRDVLQFKDLDIISLKEEIDFVTKYIYLQQIRFGEALQVDIIANEKVEGKVIPLSVQALVENAIKHNEISKANPLKIVVAISDNYELVVENNLQPKIHVEDSSKTGLKNMAGRYEYLTGKQMLVTKNGGYFRVSVPLIRIEEGS